In Dehalococcoidales bacterium, one DNA window encodes the following:
- the ruvA gene encoding Holliday junction branch migration protein RuvA, producing MIASLTGKIESLNGDSAIVNVGGVGFRAYMPTSALSTIGKPGDTVKVFTHLHVREDNITLYGFPTAEELWLFETLLGVTGLGPKLSLAMLSALTPDQITMAIATGSADMLDMIPGIGKKVAGRIILELKDKIGAGWAATPATEMTRENADVLGALTSLGYSAGEAVKAVAALPADPKLKLEDKVKLALQYLGKR from the coding sequence ATGATAGCCAGTCTGACCGGAAAAATAGAGTCGCTCAACGGCGATAGCGCCATCGTGAACGTGGGAGGGGTGGGATTCCGGGCTTACATGCCCACCTCCGCCCTGAGTACCATCGGCAAGCCGGGGGATACGGTGAAAGTCTTTACCCACCTGCACGTGCGGGAGGACAACATCACCCTTTACGGCTTCCCCACCGCGGAGGAGCTATGGCTCTTCGAGACGCTGCTGGGCGTGACCGGACTAGGGCCCAAGCTGTCTTTGGCGATGCTCTCCGCCCTCACCCCGGACCAGATTACCATGGCTATAGCCACCGGCAGCGCGGACATGCTGGACATGATACCGGGCATCGGCAAGAAGGTGGCCGGCCGCATTATCCTGGAGCTTAAAGACAAGATAGGCGCGGGGTGGGCAGCCACGCCGGCCACGGAGATGACCCGGGAGAACGCGGATGTGCTGGGGGCACTGACATCGCTGGGGTATTCCGCCGGCGAGGCCGTCAAGGCGGTAGCCGCCCTGCCCGCCGACCCGAAGCTGAAGCTGGAGGACAAGGTCAAGCTGGCTTTGCAGTACCTGGGGAAGAGGTAA
- a CDS encoding PPC domain-containing DNA-binding protein: MKASEGRIGRVFVVRLEDGDMVPGCIEEFAAEKGITVGQVVLIGGIGGGEVVVGPRKSEEMPPDPVRLPIEGAHEVVGAGIIAPDKEGKPKLHIHAAMGRAGRTLTGCLRYGAATWLVGEAIIYEVVGSGAKRLPDQASGFDLMEM, translated from the coding sequence ATGAAAGCATCAGAGGGCAGGATAGGCCGGGTATTCGTGGTGAGGCTGGAGGACGGGGACATGGTGCCCGGCTGCATTGAGGAGTTCGCCGCGGAGAAGGGCATAACGGTGGGGCAGGTGGTGCTCATCGGGGGGATAGGGGGCGGGGAGGTAGTAGTGGGCCCGCGGAAGTCCGAGGAAATGCCGCCGGACCCGGTGCGGCTGCCGATAGAGGGGGCGCACGAGGTGGTGGGAGCAGGCATTATCGCGCCGGACAAAGAGGGAAAACCGAAGCTGCATATCCACGCGGCGATGGGGCGGGCGGGGCGAACGCTGACGGGGTGCCTGCGCTACGGCGCCGCGACATGGCTGGTGGGGGAGGCGATTATCTATGAGGTGGTGGGGAGCGGGGCAAAGCGCCTGCCGGACCAGGCCAGCGGGTTTGATTTGATGGAGATGTGA
- a CDS encoding C-GCAxxG-C-C family protein has product MKPKSREEAARTAGAKAREYMDKYGSCSQSTLLALQDTFDLKDESVFKAAGAMTGGIGGMQDACGSLCGASLMFGQVLGRGINEYADKDKLMGSMTAAGQLYKWYEKEFGSPTCKEIRTTFGGGVYYDMHIPWQAELAKEARVHEQCVTLAEKTAARAAEILWDEMNKKPKS; this is encoded by the coding sequence ATGAAACCAAAAAGCCGAGAAGAAGCCGCCAGGACGGCCGGCGCCAAAGCCCGGGAGTACATGGATAAGTACGGGAGCTGCAGCCAGAGCACTTTGCTGGCGCTCCAGGACACGTTCGACCTTAAGGACGAAAGCGTCTTTAAAGCCGCGGGGGCCATGACGGGGGGCATAGGGGGGATGCAGGACGCCTGCGGGTCTTTGTGCGGGGCGAGCCTGATGTTCGGGCAGGTTTTAGGGCGCGGCATCAACGAGTACGCCGACAAGGACAAGCTGATGGGTTCCATGACAGCGGCGGGGCAGCTTTACAAGTGGTACGAGAAGGAGTTCGGCTCCCCTACCTGCAAGGAAATCCGCACCACGTTCGGGGGAGGGGTATATTACGATATGCATATCCCCTGGCAGGCGGAGCTGGCCAAGGAAGCACGCGTGCACGAGCAGTGCGTGACGCTGGCGGAGAAAACGGCGGCGAGGGCGGCGGAGATACTCTGGGATGAGATGAATAAAAAACCTAAATCCTAA
- a CDS encoding peroxiredoxin codes for MADRTKPITVGETAPDFTLKDQDGKDFKLSAQRGKRVLLSFHPLAWTGVCTAQMKSLEENYKTMATLDTIPVGLSVDAVPGKKAWADDMKLKQLRILSDFWPHGAVAKAYGLFREHGGTSERANVIVDGQGRVAWVKVYEIAQLPDINEVISALKKL; via the coding sequence ATGGCAGACAGAACCAAGCCGATAACCGTTGGAGAGACCGCGCCGGACTTCACCCTCAAGGACCAGGACGGCAAAGACTTCAAACTATCCGCCCAGCGGGGCAAGCGGGTACTGCTTTCTTTCCACCCCCTGGCCTGGACGGGCGTCTGCACCGCGCAGATGAAGTCGCTGGAAGAAAACTATAAAACGATGGCCACGCTCGATACCATACCCGTCGGGCTGAGCGTGGACGCCGTACCGGGCAAGAAAGCCTGGGCGGACGATATGAAGCTGAAGCAGCTGAGGATTCTATCCGATTTCTGGCCGCACGGGGCGGTGGCCAAAGCTTACGGGCTTTTCCGCGAGCACGGCGGCACCTCGGAGCGGGCCAACGTCATCGTCGACGGGCAGGGCAGGGTGGCCTGGGTAAAGGTGTACGAGATAGCCCAGCTGCCGGACATCAACGAGGTCATCAGCGCGCTGAAAAAGCTGTAA
- a CDS encoding peptidase MA family metallohydrolase: MKKRIFALLAIALVLVLLVPAAVSASGGLSVTGSTATVNFPASIVFTVNARSDVNITDIRLHYTVERMEHVKIVSEIFITFTPAKTVAAQWMMDMRKTGGFPPGTSLDYWWTLTDAGGKTLETVPQRVNIMDERYDWQSLQEGLITLYWYEGDGAFAAELMDATQQALGRLSENTGAEIQNPVSIYIYANSTDLQGSMIYPQEWTGGVAFTQYSVIAIGIATDASSLAWGKGAISHELTHLVVHQVTFNPYNGLPTWLDEGLAMYSEGPLAVYFSTALFTALQNDTLLSVRSLTSPFSAYGDLSILSYAESFEFVSYLISEYGRDKMLELLNIFSEGSGYDEALTEVYGFDMDGLNARWQTVLTGVAAN, from the coding sequence ATGAAAAAGAGAATCTTTGCGTTATTAGCCATAGCTTTAGTGCTGGTATTGCTGGTGCCCGCAGCGGTCAGCGCCAGCGGCGGATTATCCGTTACCGGCAGCACCGCCACGGTGAATTTCCCGGCCAGTATCGTCTTTACCGTTAATGCCCGGAGTGATGTAAATATCACCGATATCCGCCTCCACTATACTGTGGAACGCATGGAGCATGTAAAAATCGTCAGCGAGATATTCATCACTTTCACTCCGGCCAAAACGGTGGCGGCGCAATGGATGATGGACATGCGCAAGACCGGCGGGTTCCCGCCGGGTACCAGCCTTGACTACTGGTGGACGCTGACCGATGCCGGCGGCAAAACGCTGGAGACCGTGCCGCAGCGGGTCAACATTATGGATGAACGCTATGACTGGCAGTCGCTCCAGGAGGGGCTGATAACGCTTTACTGGTATGAAGGCGACGGTGCTTTCGCCGCCGAGCTGATGGATGCCACCCAGCAGGCGCTGGGCCGTCTTTCCGAGAACACCGGCGCCGAGATTCAGAACCCGGTAAGCATTTATATTTACGCTAATTCAACGGACTTGCAGGGCTCGATGATATACCCCCAGGAGTGGACGGGCGGGGTGGCTTTCACGCAGTACAGCGTTATCGCCATCGGCATCGCCACGGATGCCTCCAGCCTGGCCTGGGGCAAAGGCGCCATTTCCCACGAGCTTACCCACCTGGTGGTGCATCAGGTGACGTTTAATCCCTATAACGGTTTGCCCACCTGGCTGGACGAAGGCTTGGCCATGTATTCCGAAGGCCCCCTGGCCGTTTATTTCTCCACCGCCCTGTTCACCGCCTTGCAGAACGATACGCTGCTTTCCGTGCGCAGCCTGACCAGCCCCTTTTCCGCCTACGGCGATTTGTCTATCCTGTCTTACGCTGAGAGCTTCGAGTTCGTGTCCTACCTTATCAGTGAATACGGGCGGGATAAAATGCTGGAGCTGTTGAACATTTTCAGCGAGGGGAGCGGCTACGACGAGGCTCTGACTGAGGTATACGGATTCGATATGGACGGTCTGAACGCGCGGTGGCAGACGGTGCTTACCGGTGTAGCGGCGAATTAG
- a CDS encoding endonuclease domain-containing protein: MHRYSPASKQIAQQLRRNMTDAERLLWSHLRMKQLKGFMFSRQKPIGRYIADFYCHKANLVIEVDGGQHLSGDSIEYDAIRNEYMKNSGITVLRFANTDVMNNISAVLEEINKKLA; encoded by the coding sequence ATGCATCGGTACAGCCCTGCCTCAAAGCAAATAGCCCAGCAGCTGAGAAGGAACATGACCGATGCCGAGCGCCTACTCTGGTCTCACCTGAGGATGAAACAACTCAAGGGTTTCATGTTCAGCCGTCAAAAACCCATTGGTAGATACATCGCGGACTTCTATTGCCATAAGGCGAATCTGGTGATCGAAGTTGACGGTGGGCAACATTTATCAGGCGATTCTATTGAATACGATGCAATCCGTAACGAATATATGAAAAACTCCGGGATTACAGTGTTAAGATTTGCTAATACCGATGTAATGAATAATATCTCAGCGGTATTGGAAGAAATTAACAAAAAACTCGCTTAA
- a CDS encoding YebC/PmpR family DNA-binding transcriptional regulator, whose protein sequence is MSGHSKWSKIKHQKGVDDVKRGNLFTKLTREIIIAAKEGGGSTDTNFRLRLAVQKARDSNMPMDNIDRAIKKGTGDLSGGALEEMTLEGYGPNGMAVLVNALTDNHNRTVQEVRSTFTRHGGSLGASGCVAWIFESRGVISIPKEPDMDVDDLTLTAIDLGAEDVQAEGEFLEIYTKPDALFKVRTALEEKKIAVESGELQMVPKTLVKLDEKAATQALKLLDKLEEIDDVQNVYSNADIPDNVLAAIQSAS, encoded by the coding sequence ATGTCAGGACATTCCAAGTGGTCTAAGATAAAACATCAGAAGGGCGTTGACGATGTTAAGCGGGGCAACCTTTTTACCAAGCTGACCCGTGAAATAATCATCGCGGCTAAAGAAGGCGGCGGCAGTACGGACACCAATTTCCGCCTGCGCCTGGCCGTCCAGAAAGCGCGCGACAGCAACATGCCCATGGACAACATCGACAGGGCTATCAAGAAAGGCACCGGCGACCTGTCCGGCGGCGCGCTGGAAGAAATGACGCTGGAGGGCTACGGGCCTAACGGCATGGCCGTCCTGGTAAACGCTTTAACGGATAATCACAACCGGACCGTGCAGGAAGTACGGAGCACCTTTACCCGCCACGGCGGTTCACTCGGCGCCAGCGGCTGCGTGGCCTGGATATTCGAATCCCGCGGCGTTATTTCAATTCCCAAGGAGCCGGACATGGACGTGGATGACCTGACGCTTACCGCCATCGACCTGGGAGCGGAGGACGTGCAGGCGGAGGGTGAATTCCTGGAAATATACACCAAGCCGGACGCCCTGTTCAAAGTGCGGACCGCCCTGGAGGAAAAGAAAATAGCCGTGGAGTCCGGCGAGCTGCAAATGGTGCCCAAGACCCTGGTCAAGCTGGACGAGAAAGCCGCCACCCAGGCGCTGAAGCTACTGGACAAGCTGGAAGAAATCGACGACGTGCAGAACGTGTACAGCAACGCGGATATACCGGATAACGTGCTGGCCGCGATACAGTCGGCGTCATAA
- the uvrB gene encoding excinuclease ABC subunit UvrB, whose translation MTQFKIVSDFRMTGDQPQAVDKLAEGLERGYRYQTLLGVTGSGKTFTMANVVEKVQRPTLVICHNKTLAAQLSSEFKEFFPDNAVEYFVSYYDYYQPEAYIPRTDTYIEKDADINEEIDKLRHAATSALLSRRDVLIVASVSCIYGLGDPEEYKGFVATLKKGQHYGRQQLLRQLVDMQYGRNEFDLARGNFRIRGDTLEIQPAYEDLALRIEFFGDDIDRIMSLDPLTGEILNDMDEVSIFPAKHFVTRHDKMVKAIEEIRAELGERLKFLNEQGKIVEAARLQARTSYDLEMMVEAGYCSGVENYSRILAGRAPGSSPSTLLDYFPKDFLMIIDESHITLPQIRGMYKGDRSRKETLVDYGFRLPSALDNRPLNFEEFQQCINQVIFTSATPAEFEHTHSQQVVEQLVRPTGLLEPTIEIKPTKGQIDDLLEQIRQRVDKGSRCLVTTLTKRMAEELADYLVETGIKTHYLHSEVDTLERVEILRDLRLGVYDVIVGINLLREGLDLPEVSLVAILDADKEGYLRSKVSLIQTMGRAARHVDGHVIMYADRVTGSMQEAIDETMRRRKIQEDFNRENGITPQGIRKAVRDITERVKAAAVAEKKATYTAETPASREEMARLVRDLETQMKQAAKALEFEKAALIRDRIVELRQEMVIEDGQRFVKMKERRR comes from the coding sequence ATGACGCAGTTCAAGATAGTTTCCGATTTCCGCATGACCGGCGACCAGCCCCAGGCGGTGGACAAACTGGCGGAGGGGCTGGAGCGGGGCTATAGATACCAGACCCTGCTGGGCGTGACCGGCAGCGGCAAGACTTTCACCATGGCCAACGTCGTCGAGAAGGTGCAGCGCCCCACGCTGGTCATCTGCCACAACAAGACGCTGGCCGCCCAGCTTTCCAGCGAGTTCAAGGAGTTCTTCCCGGACAACGCGGTGGAGTACTTCGTGAGCTATTACGACTACTACCAGCCGGAAGCGTATATACCGCGCACGGATACCTACATCGAGAAAGACGCGGACATCAACGAGGAGATAGACAAGCTGCGGCACGCCGCCACCAGCGCCCTATTGAGTCGGCGGGACGTGCTGATAGTGGCCTCCGTCTCCTGCATCTACGGCCTGGGCGACCCGGAAGAGTATAAAGGCTTCGTGGCGACGCTGAAAAAGGGCCAGCATTACGGTCGGCAGCAGCTATTGCGCCAGCTGGTTGATATGCAGTACGGCCGCAACGAGTTCGACCTGGCGCGGGGCAACTTCCGCATCCGGGGGGACACGCTGGAGATACAGCCGGCCTACGAGGACCTGGCGCTGCGCATCGAGTTCTTCGGGGACGACATCGACCGCATCATGTCGCTCGACCCGCTGACCGGCGAAATACTGAATGACATGGACGAGGTAAGCATTTTCCCGGCCAAGCACTTCGTGACCCGGCATGATAAAATGGTCAAAGCCATCGAGGAGATACGCGCCGAGCTGGGCGAGCGGCTCAAGTTCCTCAACGAGCAGGGCAAAATAGTAGAGGCGGCGCGGTTACAGGCGCGCACCAGCTACGACCTGGAGATGATGGTGGAGGCGGGCTACTGCTCCGGCGTGGAGAACTACTCCCGCATCCTGGCGGGGAGGGCGCCGGGCAGCTCGCCGTCAACGCTGCTGGACTACTTTCCCAAGGACTTCCTGATGATTATCGACGAGTCGCACATCACCCTGCCCCAGATACGGGGCATGTACAAGGGCGACCGCTCGCGCAAGGAAACGCTGGTGGACTACGGCTTTCGCCTCCCCTCCGCCCTGGACAACCGGCCGCTCAACTTCGAGGAGTTCCAGCAATGCATCAACCAGGTCATCTTTACCTCGGCGACGCCGGCGGAGTTCGAGCATACCCATAGCCAGCAGGTGGTGGAGCAACTCGTGCGGCCGACCGGGCTTCTGGAGCCGACCATCGAGATAAAGCCGACCAAGGGGCAAATCGACGACCTTTTGGAGCAGATACGCCAGCGGGTGGACAAGGGGAGCCGCTGCCTGGTGACCACGCTGACCAAGCGCATGGCGGAGGAGCTGGCGGACTACCTGGTGGAAACGGGCATCAAGACGCATTACCTGCATTCGGAGGTGGACACGCTGGAGCGGGTGGAGATTTTACGCGACCTGCGCCTGGGCGTGTACGATGTAATCGTCGGCATCAACCTTTTAAGAGAAGGGCTGGACCTGCCGGAGGTTAGCCTGGTGGCGATACTGGACGCGGACAAAGAGGGGTATCTGCGGAGCAAGGTCTCCCTGATACAGACGATGGGCCGGGCGGCGCGCCACGTGGACGGGCACGTTATCATGTACGCGGACAGGGTCACGGGGTCCATGCAGGAGGCCATCGACGAGACGATGCGGCGGCGGAAAATCCAGGAGGACTTCAACCGGGAGAACGGCATCACGCCGCAGGGCATCCGCAAGGCGGTGCGGGACATCACCGAGCGCGTCAAGGCGGCGGCGGTGGCGGAAAAGAAGGCCACTTACACGGCGGAAACCCCCGCTTCACGCGAGGAAATGGCCCGGCTGGTGCGTGACCTGGAGACACAGATGAAACAGGCCGCCAAGGCGCTCGAATTCGAGAAAGCGGCGCTTATCCGGGATAGAATCGTGGAGCTGCGCCAGGAAATGGTCATCGAGGACGGGCAGCGGTTCGTGAAAATGAAGGAGAGACGCAGATGA
- the nfi gene encoding deoxyribonuclease V (cleaves DNA at apurinic or apyrimidinic sites), with the protein MLPALYDCAYNQGMRIVGRHSWRVTTAEAKEIQLKLAAEVVRTGSVKSPRLIAGVDVSVDRWRGTGRGAVVVLSYPALEVVEMKAVTGKVTFPYVPGLLSFREIPLLLPVFEEIENVPDLVLVDGQGIAHPRRIGLAAHLGLCLGIPTVGCAKSRLIGEHGGLAFEPGARADLLDNGEVIGAVVRTRAGVKPVYVSTGHMIDLEGAVYWVEKCCRGYRLPEPTRLAHRAAGGFLKVKESTVAVKSAG; encoded by the coding sequence ATGTTGCCAGCGCTTTATGACTGTGCCTATAATCAGGGTATGCGGATAGTCGGCCGGCATAGCTGGCGGGTCACCACCGCCGAAGCCAAAGAAATTCAGCTCAAGCTGGCGGCGGAGGTGGTGCGGACGGGCAGCGTTAAATCCCCCCGCCTGATTGCCGGGGTGGATGTATCCGTGGACCGGTGGCGCGGCACCGGCCGGGGCGCGGTGGTGGTCTTGAGCTACCCCGCCCTGGAGGTTGTTGAAATGAAGGCAGTGACGGGTAAGGTCACTTTTCCTTATGTGCCGGGGCTGCTTTCTTTCCGGGAGATACCGCTGCTGCTGCCCGTCTTCGAGGAAATAGAAAATGTGCCCGACCTTGTTCTGGTGGACGGGCAGGGTATAGCGCACCCGCGGCGCATCGGGCTGGCGGCGCATTTGGGGCTTTGCCTGGGCATCCCCACCGTCGGCTGTGCCAAGTCGAGGTTGATTGGTGAACACGGGGGACTGGCTTTCGAGCCGGGCGCCCGCGCCGATCTTCTTGATAACGGGGAGGTCATCGGGGCGGTAGTGCGCACCCGGGCCGGCGTCAAGCCGGTATACGTTTCCACCGGGCATATGATAGATTTAGAGGGGGCGGTATACTGGGTGGAGAAATGCTGCCGGGGCTACCGTTTACCGGAGCCGACGCGGCTGGCGCACCGGGCGGCGGGGGGATTTTTAAAGGTTAAAGAAAGCACCGTGGCGGTAAAATCCGCCGGTTAA
- a CDS encoding site-specific DNA-methyltransferase, with protein MFELDTILKGDCLTVLKSLPDSSINFIFTSPPYADNRKSTYKGISPKEYVNWFLPISSELHRVLKSDGTFILNIKERTENGERQTYVLELILEMKKQGWLWTEEYVWHKKNCYPGKWPNRFRDAWERCLQFNKHKHFKMYQEAVMVPIGDWSKKRLSKLSETDLRRDESKVGSGFGKNISNWLGKRLVYPTNVLHLSTECANRGHSASFPLSLPSWFLKLFTLENDVVLDPFIGSGTTAIACLDLKRHYIGVEAMEHYYNLSKDAISEWRHKHNGKCQEADLWSLLK; from the coding sequence ATGTTTGAATTAGATACGATTCTAAAGGGTGACTGTTTAACAGTACTTAAAAGTTTACCTGACTCTAGCATTAATTTTATCTTTACTTCACCGCCATATGCGGACAACCGGAAAAGCACCTATAAAGGCATTTCTCCTAAAGAGTACGTAAACTGGTTTTTACCCATTTCATCCGAATTGCATCGCGTACTGAAAAGCGATGGCACTTTTATTTTGAATATTAAGGAGAGAACCGAAAACGGGGAACGTCAGACCTACGTGCTTGAATTGATCCTTGAAATGAAAAAACAAGGTTGGTTATGGACGGAAGAATATGTCTGGCACAAGAAAAACTGCTATCCAGGAAAATGGCCAAACCGCTTCAGGGATGCATGGGAACGGTGTTTACAGTTTAATAAACATAAGCATTTTAAAATGTACCAAGAGGCAGTAATGGTACCGATAGGTGACTGGAGTAAAAAACGGCTGTCCAAGCTTAGTGAAACCGACCTTAGACGGGATGAATCCAAAGTTGGCAGCGGGTTTGGTAAAAATATTTCAAACTGGCTTGGGAAAAGATTAGTATATCCTACGAACGTTCTCCACCTTTCTACGGAATGCGCAAACCGGGGCCATAGTGCCTCCTTTCCTTTGTCATTACCATCCTGGTTCTTGAAACTATTTACTCTTGAAAATGATGTAGTGCTTGACCCGTTTATAGGTTCCGGGACAACGGCTATTGCTTGCCTAGACTTAAAGCGTCACTATATAGGTGTAGAAGCCATGGAGCACTATTACAATTTAT
- the ruvC gene encoding crossover junction endodeoxyribonuclease RuvC, with the protein MKILGIDPGTVVMGYGVVESDNGELSLVDFGAITVPEKLPIGERLRRIYDELLKVISRYRPDAIAVEQPFVAKNVRTALAIGRAQAIALLAAAQKSIPAFEYTPAQVKQRVSNYGASSKEQIQEMVRLQLRLAEVPQPNDAADALAVAICHANETHISNLLAAQGES; encoded by the coding sequence ATGAAAATCTTAGGAATCGACCCGGGCACGGTAGTGATGGGCTACGGCGTGGTGGAGAGCGATAACGGCGAGCTGAGCCTGGTCGATTTCGGGGCGATAACCGTTCCAGAGAAATTGCCCATCGGGGAGCGGCTGCGGCGCATCTATGACGAACTCCTCAAAGTGATTTCCCGATACCGGCCGGACGCCATCGCCGTGGAACAACCCTTCGTCGCCAAGAACGTGCGCACGGCCCTGGCCATCGGCCGGGCCCAGGCCATCGCCCTGCTGGCCGCCGCCCAAAAAAGCATCCCCGCCTTCGAATACACGCCGGCCCAGGTGAAACAGCGCGTGTCCAACTACGGCGCCAGCAGCAAGGAGCAAATCCAGGAGATGGTGCGACTCCAGCTCCGCCTGGCGGAGGTCCCCCAGCCCAATGACGCCGCGGACGCCCTGGCGGTGGCCATCTGCCACGCCAACGAGACGCACATCAGCAACCTGCTGGCCGCACAGGGAGAGAGCTAA
- the rimI gene encoding ribosomal protein S18-alanine N-acetyltransferase, producing the protein MTYSVRRMAKEDLDQVNEIDREAFPTQWPPANYRQELQNRIAHYIIAADEDRTVSVPAAAPKSKTGLIYRLLPWIKKPAPVPAAPTPPVNHQYIVGFSGLWMMADEAHVTNLAVRQEYRGRGLGELLLLGSIDLAAELKASFLTLEVRASNTVAQSLYRKYGFMQMGIRKGYYLDNREDAIIMTTESLSTESFRERVSRLRAALAKKLK; encoded by the coding sequence TTGACCTATTCCGTACGCCGGATGGCTAAAGAAGACCTCGACCAAGTAAACGAAATAGACCGCGAGGCTTTTCCCACCCAATGGCCGCCCGCCAACTACCGGCAGGAGCTGCAAAACCGTATTGCCCATTACATCATCGCCGCCGATGAAGACAGGACGGTATCCGTCCCCGCCGCCGCCCCCAAGAGCAAGACCGGGCTCATTTACAGGCTGCTACCCTGGATTAAGAAACCGGCGCCCGTTCCCGCCGCCCCGACGCCGCCCGTTAACCACCAATACATCGTGGGGTTTTCAGGGCTGTGGATGATGGCGGACGAAGCCCACGTGACCAACCTGGCGGTGCGCCAGGAGTACCGGGGCAGGGGGCTGGGAGAGCTTTTGCTTTTGGGGAGCATCGACCTGGCCGCCGAGCTTAAAGCCAGTTTCCTGACGCTGGAGGTACGCGCCTCCAATACCGTGGCGCAGAGCCTTTACCGCAAGTACGGCTTTATGCAGATGGGCATACGCAAAGGCTATTACCTGGACAACCGGGAAGACGCTATCATCATGACCACGGAAAGCCTCAGCACGGAGTCCTTCCGCGAGCGGGTGAGCAGGCTGCGGGCAGCCTTGGCGAAAAAGCTGAAGTAA
- the prfB gene encoding peptide chain release factor 2 (programmed frameshift), whose product MPDFQARLEDLRGRVAAALEHLDVAGKEKEIAKLEEQSAKADFWNDQAGAQAVMRQLAEKTRTVQRWRGLDKKLNDIHELAAIASDGDPILAELEKELDGLTGQIDEYEFQLAFRGEYDARNAILAIHAGAGGTESQDWAEMLMRMYLRWAERRGFETEILDTSPGDEAGIKRVIIAVKGDYAAGYLKSEHGVHRLVRLSPFDSDHARHTSFALVEVMPEAESDVEVDIKPDDIKVETFRSSGPGGQHMQKTSSAVRLTHLPTGITVSCQSERSQHLNKDFAFKIMRARLLEQALEKREAEKARLKGKRIEAGWGNQIRSYVLHPYRMVKDHRTDYETSNTEAVLGGELDGFIDAYLRSIMGK is encoded by the exons ATGCCGGATTTTCAAGCCAGACTGGAAGACTTACGGGGTCGCGTAGCCGCCGCCTTGGAGCATCTT GACGTCGCCGGTAAGGAAAAAGAGATAGCCAAACTGGAAGAGCAGTCCGCTAAAGCTGACTTTTGGAACGACCAGGCCGGCGCTCAGGCGGTCATGCGCCAGCTGGCGGAAAAGACCCGCACCGTGCAGCGCTGGCGGGGATTAGACAAGAAGCTGAATGACATTCACGAGCTGGCGGCTATCGCCAGTGACGGCGACCCCATCCTGGCGGAGCTGGAAAAAGAGCTGGACGGGCTCACCGGGCAAATTGACGAATATGAATTTCAGCTGGCTTTCCGCGGCGAGTATGACGCCCGCAACGCCATCCTGGCTATACACGCCGGGGCGGGCGGCACCGAAAGCCAGGACTGGGCGGAAATGCTGATGCGCATGTACCTGCGCTGGGCGGAGCGCCGCGGCTTTGAGACCGAGATACTGGACACCTCGCCGGGGGATGAGGCGGGGATAAAGCGGGTCATTATCGCCGTAAAGGGAGATTACGCGGCGGGCTACTTAAAGAGCGAGCACGGCGTGCACCGGCTGGTGCGGCTTTCCCCCTTCGATAGCGACCATGCCCGCCATACCTCTTTTGCCTTGGTGGAGGTCATGCCGGAGGCTGAAAGCGACGTTGAAGTGGATATTAAACCGGATGATATCAAGGTGGAGACCTTCCGCTCCAGCGGGCCGGGCGGCCAGCACATGCAGAAAACCAGCAGCGCCGTCAGGCTAACGCACCTGCCCACCGGCATCACTGTGTCCTGCCAGAGCGAGCGCTCTCAGCATCTGAACAAGGACTTCGCCTTCAAGATTATGCGGGCGCGCCTGCTGGAACAGGCTCTGGAAAAGCGGGAGGCGGAAAAAGCCAGGCTCAAGGGGAAACGGATAGAGGCGGGGTGGGGCAACCAGATCAGGAGCTACGTGCTGCATCCTTACCGCATGGTCAAAGACCATCGCACGGACTATGAGACCAGCAACACCGAGGCCGTGCTCGGCGGTGAGCTGGACGGCTTTATCGATGCGTATTTAAGGTCTATAATGGGTAAGTAG